From bacterium:
TGTGCAGCAAAAGCATCTTTTTCAATGATTTTTGCCCCCATAGTCATTACATCTTTAACTTTTAAACCGGAAATGTCGGTGTATTTTTGCAAAGCTCTTCTTATGTCACCATCTGTTAACAGCCCTTTTAAAATTCCGTTTTCATCAACAACTATAGTTACTCCGAGTTTTTTGTCGGTGATTTCACGAATAGCTTCACGAAAATCGTTTTCCATACTAACAACAGGCAATTTTTCTTCTTTGATCATAAGGTCTTCGACTTTCCAAAAAACACCTTTTCCTAAAGAGCCTGAAGGATGAAAAAGTAAAAAATCTTCGGCACTGAAGCCTCTTTTTTCCAGAAGACATACTGCAAGAGCATCTCCCATAGCAAGAGTAGCTGTAGTACTTGCAGTAGGGGCGAGATTAAGAGGACAGGCTTCTTTTTCCACTGAAACATCAAGAGTAACCTCGCTTTTTTTAGCAAGTGTTGAATTTAATTTTCCTGTCATTGAAATCATTTTCACGCCAAATCTTTTGATTAACGGCAAAAGCTGAAGTAATTCAGAAGTTTCCCCGCTGTTTGAAATCGCAAGCACTATATCTTCTCTTGTTATAACACCGGAATCACCGTGAGTACTTTCTGCAGGATGAAGAAAATATGACGGAGTTCCTGTACTGGAAAAGGTTGCTGCAATTTTTTTTCCGATAAGTCCTGATTTACCCATGCCTGTAACGATAACTCTTCCTTTACAGTTATAAAGCAAGTTTATAGCTTCTTCAAAGGGCTGTCCAAGTTTTTCTATAAGATTTGTAATTGATTCTGCTTCAATTATAAACACTTCTTTAGCTAGCTTAAGTATATTTTCTGTTTCAAGAATATTTGACACTTCCAACCTCCGAAATTTATTAAAGGCTTATACCATTATTACTCTTTAAGGATAAATTGCAATTTATTACTATTAAACCTATTACAATTCAAATCTCAATTAAAATCATTACTTTTTTAAAAAAACTATAAAGTTTTGTTAAGAATGTCCGATATAGATAATGAGATACGTTTCTCAATTTTGGAATGGTAAAGACTTTGTTTTTGCTTTAGAAGCTGTCTTGTTAAAATCAGAACCGCCTTGTCAAACAAGCCGTTTATGATTTTAACCGCAGTCCCTAAACGAGCCTTAAAAGCTTATATATATTAATTTTAATATTTTAGCAAGATCGGCTCTTATATTGACACCCCAAAATGATATGAATGTTTATTGAGGAAATTTGGATGCTGAAAGAAACCCTATACAGCCAAATCCCTGTTTATTCAGGCGCAGATATTAATCATATTTTGGATTTAGCCCAAAAATCACATGAAAATTATCTTATAAGATCAAATCAAAATGATCTTGATAAAGCTCTCGTGTACTATCTTGAAGCTATGGAAATCAACCCTTCTATCCCCCATGTTTATTATAAACTTGCCAGTTTATTGTGGGAAAAAGGTGATATTGATATAAATTCTGCTATACAAAAATGCAAAAAAGCAATCGAGCTTGATCCAAAATCCTCTAATGCAAGACTTTACCTCGGATATTTTTTGAAAGCAGCGGGGAATTACAAAGAAGCTGAAAAAGCTTTTAAAATTTCTATCAAACTCGCAGGATTAAAGTCTTCTAAGCCAAGAATTGCCCTGGGTCTAACAATAATACAAAGATTGCAACAAACAGAATTCAGTTTGCCTTCTTTTATCTACGGGATTCATTATTTTTTATCGGGAGTAATAACTGCATCCTACGATTATGACATAATCAGAATGCTTTATAAGAGCAATGCTGAGGATTTTTCTATCTTCTGGCATAAATTTAATGCGGGCTTTTATAAAAAGACCGGAAATTATGCAAAAACTATTGAAATTTACGAAAAAGCGGCATTTTGTACAGGCAAAAAAGATTTATTTTACTCAAAAATTGGCGATCTTTTAGTGGAACTTCAAAATCCCCAGAAAGCAGCCGATTTTTATAGAGAAGCTCTTTTAACAGCTCAGGATGATATTGTCCTATGGGCAAAACTTGCTGAAGTTCTTCAGAATTTCGATAAAAATAATATGGAAGAAATAATCGACTGTTATAAACAAATTGCTCGATTAGAACCTATAAATTCGAGTTTGTTCTACGAATTAGGACATTTATATCTCAGAAAAGAAGATAAATTCAGTGCGGTTAATTCCTTTAAGAGGGCTATTGAACTCGAACCTGATAATGGTTTTTATCATAATAGTCTTGCTTATGCGCTTGTTCAGCTTCAGGATTATGACGGAGCAATTTCCGAATACCAGAAAGCAATAAGACTGAACCCCGATAATGAATGGACTTCTATAGTTTCTCAGGCTCTCGGTGCAATTTATCATCAGGTTAAAGATAATATGGATGCAACTATTGTTGCATACCAAACAGCAATAGTGCTTGACCCGAAAAATATAGATGCTTTTATAGCCCTCGGAGAAGTATATCAAGACAGAAACGATCTTGATAACGCTATTGACTGTTATTGCAATGCGATAAAACTTGATCCGGATATTCCAAAATTATATTGCAATTTAGGATTGGCACTGTGGGAAAAAGATTGTATCGAAGAATCAATAATTGCTTATCATAAAGCTATAAGTTTAAATCCGAAATATGAAATAGCTTTCAATAATCTTGGAGTTGTTTATCTTGATGGAACAAACAGTCCTGAAGAAGCTGTTATTATGTTTACAAAAGCAATAAAACATAATCCAAACTATGCTCTTGCTTATTACAACAAAGGAAGATGCTATCAAGCCATGAAAAACAAATCAGGTGCTGCTAAATATTATCAAATGGCAATAGATATAAATAAGCTTACAGAAGAAATCGACGAAAACGAAATACAGGATCGTTTATACAGCCTGTTTTCGGTTATTTAAACAGCACTTTCTATTGATTACTTGTGAATAAGTCAATATTCTTTATTTCTTCTTTTGCATTTAATGCAATTTTAAGAAAAGCTTCTACAACTTTAGGAGAAAATTGAGTTCCTGCTGCTTTTTTTATTTCTTCAACTGCTTTTTCATGAGAAATTCCTTTACGATATGCTCTGTCGGAAGTCATCCCGTCATAGGCATCTGCAATTGCAATTATTTGTGCTTCTATAGGAATTTCCTCCCCTGTTACTCCATAGGGATAACCATTTCCATCATACTTTTCATGGTGAAAATTAACAATCCTAATAACAGAGCGCAACTGTTTAATTTCTTCAAGTATTTTAACGCCTGTTAGAACATGTTTCTTTATTTCGTCAAACTCTTCCGCATTAAGATTATCCGGTTTATTTAAAATATTTTCAGATACTCCTATCATTCCTATATCATGTAAAAGCCCTGCAAGCTCCAGCTCACTAAGATCTGTATCGGACAAACCAAGAGCTTCACCTGTTTTTAGCGAATAATAAGTAACTCTTTTGCTTCTACCAAAGGTATAATGGTCTTTTGCATCAAGTGCTTCAGTAATTGCAGAAATAGTTCCGGAAAACAATTCTTTTAAATCGAGTGCAAGACTCTGATTATCAATATTTAACTGATAAACTTCAAAACTTGCTTCAATTACATTTAATAAATCATTGGCATTCCACGGTTTTCCCAAATATCTGTGAATTTTGCCTTCATTAATAGCTCTGATTAAGCTGGAGGAATCAGTATAAGCAGTAATCAAAATTCTTACCGCATCAGGAGCATAATTTAAAGTTTTTTTGAGAAGCTCAACGCCATCCATGCCGGGCATTTTTTGATCAGATATAATCATATCAATCTTATTGCTTTTGAGAATTTCAAGCGCCTCAAATCCTGAATTGGCAAGAAACACATTATAATTGCTTCGCAAAGTTCTTTTGAACAACTGCAAATTATCTATTTCGTCATCTGTAACCAGTATATTATATTTCATTTATCACAATACTTCTGTTTGCTTTCCACTATTTTCTTCATTTTGAGCCGTCCAATTAATCGGGATTTCTATTATAAATTTGGTTCCTTTACCTTTTTCGCTTTCTACTTCCATTTTACCATTATGACTTCTAATTATTTTGTAACAAATTGATAACCCTAAACCTGTCCCTTCTCCTACCGGTTTTGTGGTAAAAAACGGATCAAATATTTTTGGAATTACATCTTCGGCAATACCTGCGCCTGTGTCTTCAAATTCTATTATTACATTTTGATCTTCAATCTTTGTCCTTATATAAATATTGCCGTCACCTTCTATGGCTTGTGTTGCATTATCAAGAATATTCATAAATACTTGATTTATTTGTCCTGCATAACACATAACATTTGGAATCATTCCGTATTGTTTATTGATAGTAACTCTGCCCTTATATTTACTTTCAAGAATATTTAAAGCACTGTCTATTCCTTCATGAATATCAACTTCTTTAATCTGCGCTTCATCAAGTCTTGAGAAATTTTTAAGGTCAATTATAATTTGTTTTGAACGTTCGGCACCGTCGTAACAGCTTTTGAGCAGCAATTCAAGATCCTCCACGATAAAGTCATACTCAAGGTCTTGTTTTAATTTTTCTACTTCTTTAAATTTATCTTCGGGGAATTGTTTTTGAATAGCTTCGTATTTGTTAATTATTTCAATAAAATCATTTGAGTATTTTTTTAAGTGCAAAAGGTTACCGTAGATAAAATTAATCGGATTATTTAGTTCATGGGCTACACCTGCAACCAGTTGTCCGAGTGATCTCATTTTTTCATTATGAACAATCATTGACTGGGTATCTTTTATCTCTTTATTGGCTCTTTTAAGCTGAATATTTATTTTGCTCAAATCATGTGTTCTATCCAGAACTTTTTGCTCAAGTGAATTATAAAGATCACTGAGTTTATCTGCCATATCATTAAAAGCTTTTGAAAGCAAACCTATTTCATCATCAGATTTTACATCTGTTCTGTATTTTAAATTACCCTGTGAAAATTCTTCAGCTCCCTCTACGAGCTTTATTATCGGACCGGTAACATTTTTTGCAAGTATAAAGGCCGCACAAAAACCAAAAATTATAAATACCAATGAAAGTGTTAAATTGCCTCTTATCAAAAGGTCTATAAGATTTACTATAGAGCTGTTATTATAAAATGAAATTACAAGCATTTTATTGCCAAGATTATAACTATTTTGTTGAATATCTTCAAAATTAAGATTAGTAAACTTTTTGGAAAATCCTCCGTCCAGCCATAGATTATTCATATTTGCCTTTGTTCCGACAATATTATCAACAGTGGTCCATACATATTTTTTAGTATTTTTATCTATTAATGCTGCATATAGAACCATATTGTTTTCAACAAGATTTTTTGCCAATTTATAAGAATTACTGAAATCACTTCCTGTATTAAGATCAATATTTGCAGAACTGTACAAAATATTTGAAATTGAGGAAAATTGTTGATTTTTATCAATTTTAAACTGCCTAAGAATCGGTGCTGCGGCAGAAAGATTATATGCAGAAATAAAAAGGACTGTAATAAAAACAGAAACGCCAATAATAAGCGTAAATTTACTTACTAATGCTACTTTTGTTCCTTTTACTTTTTTCATAAATTCATACTGACCTTCAATATAATTATTATAAATTTTATTTAAAGTTAAGTGTCTTCATTGTCATCAGATTCTTTTCCGGCAAATTTTTTCGAATGTCTATAATTGTTTTTTTTATTTGAATTGTTTGCCGTTTCTAAAATTTTTCCTATAAAAAACCCGAAAAGACCCGCGATTATAGCTCCCAAAACACTGTATAAGCACGCATATATTACTGTATTATAGTCAAGAGACATTTCTTTTAATAATACTATAGATCCTATTCCTAATATAGTGCAGCAAGAAAAAATTCCTGCTATTTGGGCTGATAATTTGATGATTTATTGCCTCCATTTTGCTTTTTATATTTTGACTCTATTTCGCGCTTAAAACAAAATTGTATAATAGTTGTTTTATCAAAATTCGAAATTGTTTTAAATTTGCCGGAGAAAGTAAATTTTTTATTTTCTTTCTCTACCCTTAAAACATCAAATAAAGTATTTATTTCTTTTTTATTTGGCAAAGTAAACCGTGCATTTAATACACAGTTTATATTAGCGGTTTGTTTATCGAGAACAAAAGGCAAACTTTGGCTGCACGGAATGCTGACTGTCGCAGATAACCAGTCAACATGGGAGATAAATTGCATTCCGCCTCCTCCGATATTAATTATTACTGCTTTTTCTTCATTATTTTCATCAGCCTTTTTTAGCAATACAGGTATATTTGTTTTTATACGGGGATATTCTCTCTTCTGGATATATTTAAACTTTGGCGGATAGGCAAAAAATATATTATTGCTCTCTATTTTGTTTATTTTTGAAATAAACAAAATCATATAATCTTCTGCGGAAATTAATATTTCCAACTCTAATCCCGGTGTCATCATTAAGGTATTATTAATTTCCGCGACAAAGTAATCTTCTTGCACAGAAGTTATTAGTCCCATTGAAAAATTTTCTATATTACCGGGAATTATTTTAATTTTTTGATTTTCTTTTATAGGATTCATGTCATAAAATATACAATAAATTACCCTAAAAGTGAATATTTATAAAAGCATTAGACAAAATACTTACTTATAAAGCAGTATTAAATTATCAGTATTTTTATCAACATCAGGATTATAGCTTTTTATTAGAAACAAATAAATAATACTATCAAGAAAAAACCGTAGCCTATACGGAATTTTAATATTTTTAAACTTTAAGATTCGGAGTTGGAGTTTTAGGACATGTCAAAATTGAAATATTTTTATAAAAGCGCAAAAAGTTTAGTTGCTGCCATTATGTTAATTTCTATTCTTAACGGACAGCCAACTTTTGCTGAAAATTACACCAATGATGAACTAAATACCATTAATGTATACGAAAATGTTTCCCCTTCCATCGTTTCAGTTGATGTTGATATAAATGACGGAATATCAAGCGGAACAGGATTTATCGTGGATCAGGCAGGAACAATTTTAACTAGCGGTCATGTTATAGAAGGACATAAAAAAATAAAAATAACACTGTCTAACGGAGAAAAATACGACGGACAAATTATAAGCGACACAGAAACCGGAGATTTTGCACTTATTAAAATAAAACCCAAAAAAAATCTTTCCGTAATTAAACTTGGTGACTCTTCAAGAATCAAAGTGGGTCAAAAAGTCCTCGCAATCGGAAATCCTTTTGGTTTTAGCAGAACCCTTACTGAAGGCATAGTCAGCAGGGTTGATAAAACCAAAAACAAAATCCAAACAGACGCAGCCATAAATCCCGGCTGCTCAGGCGGACCTTTATTAAACACTGACGGAGAAGTTATAGGAATCAACCAGTCTATTTATAATCCCGACAATAATAAATCAAATATAGGAATTGGCTTTGCCATCCCCGTAAATCTTGCAAAAAACTTTATAAATGAATCTAAAAAATAAAAAACCTGCTTAAATAAATTGATGCAATATTCTATAACATCGAAACCCCTGCAGTGCAAGCAAGCCATAATAAAAATATGCTCATATAAAAATTCTGCATAAAAAACAAAGTTGAAGGCGCATAGTTATTTGGCAAAACGTATAAACATAAATACAAAAGCACTACTATAAACGGAACAATAACAATATTTTTAAACTTTAAAACTTTTTTTTGAAAAAACGAGATAGAACGTCCCACTATAAATGAGCTTATTACAAAGCTTCTCAGCCACATCCATGGATTAAGACTTGCGATAAATTCAGGTTTGGCAAAAGGGTTTAACGCAGACATATTTATATTATACAAAGTCAAATTGAAATAATAACCGATATAATTAAACAAATTTTTCGAAAAATCAGTCTCCAAAATAAAATTTGTAACCATTGCAAAGATAAAAATAAGCAAAGCGATAAAAAAAGGATTTTCTCCCTGAAAATTTTTAGAATTTTTAGAATTTTTATTAGTTTTAAAATTTTTATTAATTTGAGAATTTTTATCAGTTTTAAAATTTTGAATTAAATTTGCTATAAAATTTGTTTTTTCTATCTTTAAAGGCTTTTCTTCTTTTAAAGAGTTTGCTATTCTATTTAGCTTTTCGTCAGACGAAACTTTTTTATTTAAATTCTCGTTAAGTCGCTGCTCTATTGATTTTTCAGAGGATTTAAATTCGGGATTTTTAATGGGAGCCTGAATATTGTAATCTATATTAGGGATAAGAAATCCTGCAGGTTTCATTAAAGTTTCTGCTCTTTTGCACAATCTGTAAAGATTTAGCGCGCCTGCATTTTTAGGGAGTTTTATTTCTCCCATATCTTCAAATCTTACATTATCAACCTTGTCATAACTTGATATAGACATATCCCTGAATTCTTTTGTGACAAAAATTTCACCGGGGGTTGTAACGGGCTCAATTCTTGCAGTAATATTTACCAGCGTGCCATGAACATTTGACTTTCCGGAAACAGGATCAAAAGCTAATTCGAACTCTCCAAAATTGCCTGCAATTCTGGGATTTAATTTTTTAATACCAAAAGACTCAAAATCAATTTTATTAAACGCCTCTCTGTATGCAAGAGCCATATTAATTGCCGTTTCGGCTTTGTCATAGATGGCAAATATTGCATCGCCCCATGTATTCCAAATAATTGCCGATTCTTTATAAGTTTTTAATTCTTCAAAAATTACAGGAATAATTTTATTAAAAAAAATTTTTAAATCAGCATCTTTTAATGCACTGTATTTTTCTATATCAGTAAATATTACATAACCATACATATATCAAATACTATCCTACATTGCTTACCAGTCAAATTTATCCGTATATTTTATCTTTGGAGTGCCTTTATTGTTGCTGTATATCCCGATTTTTTCACTTCTCAACAAGTAATCTGCATATACTACACCGAGGACAAGTCCTATAATGCAAACAAAGACCAGCACAAAAATATTAATATAAAATTTTTGTATTACAAAATTTAAAACCTGCTGTGAAAATTCGGTTAAATAAGGGCAAGCGTACAAACATAATTGAAGAACACCTATTATAATTGCAGCAAAAGCAATATTTTTTGACTTTATTATTTTTACATGCAAAAGAGTTCCCGTCTGACCTACGACAAATGAGCCTAAAGTAAAGCCTCTTAGCCACATCCACGGGTTAATAATTGCCATAAATTCAGGAGTCATAGGATTTACAAGCACAGGTATCCTTATGTAAGGATGATTTTTAAAAGCAGGTTGAAGGACAGAATTTAACCAGTATAAGCTTAAATTAAAATAATAGCCGCACCAGTTAAAGAAAATTTTTGTACCGTCTAAGTCCAGCAAATAATTTATAAGATATGCCAATGAAAAAACAAGAATAGCCAGCAAAAAAGGGTTTTCTATGTGTCTTTTCTCACTATTTTTGCTTTTTTTTATCTCTCTCAATTCAAATATCCTTCTATCATTATATCGGGAGAAAAAGTTTTAATTTCACCAAAACTAAATGTTTTGCTTTCAGAGATGTTTTTAATCTGAAGCCCTTCAAAAGAGCTTTTAGAAGAATTATCGCCGGTAATTTTTGGCGCAATGAAGAAATAGACTTTATTAATAAGATTATATTTTAAAAAAGCACTGTTTAAATTTCCACCTGCTTCAACCAGAATACTAAAAATCTTTTTGTGATAGAGTTTTTGGACTAAATACTCCAAATCAATTTTATTATCCTGATTAAGCGGACATTTAATTATTTCTACATATTCAGGATAAATTTTTAATTTATTTTTGTCAACATTTTTTGATACAGCAATAATTACTTTTGTATTATTGGCATTGTAAACTTTTGAATCAGGCGATGTTTTTAATTGCGAGTCTATAATAACTCTTACAGGATTTCGAAAGCCTTCTTTGCGGCATGTTAAGCTTGGATTATCAACAATTACTGTGTTAGAGCCTGTAATAACAGCATCATATTTATTTCTTAACCTTTGAACTTCTTCTCTTGCGACTTCAGAAGTTATCCATTTACTGCTTCCCGCTGAAGTTGCAATTTTTCCGTCAATAGTTGATGCAGTTTTCACGACAATAAAGGGTTTGTCTTGAGTTATATTTTTTATAAAAATTTCATTTATTTTTTCACATTCTTTGGTTAAAACAGCTTCTATGACTTCTATTCCTGCATTTTTTGCTTTTTGGATTCCTTCTCCTGAAACCAGAGGGTTGGGATCCGTCATTCCGACCACCAAAGTCTTGATTTTTTCTGCGATAATCCTGTCAATGCAAGGAGGAGTCTTTCCGTAATGGGAACACGGTTCCAGACTTACGTAAATAGTTCCGCCTGCTGCCTTATTTCCTGCCTGATTAAGCGCATTTATCTCGGCATGAAGCTCTCCGTATCTTTCATGGCACCCTCTGCCGACCACGTTGCCGTTTTTATCAAGAACTATTGAACCCACAAGGGGATTAGGGGAAACACATCCCTCTGCCGTCTTTGCCAGCTCAAGACATTCTTTCATGTATTTTTCGTGAATATTTTTATTATGCATATTTATTTTCATGGGATTTTTATGTAATTATTAAGGAAATTATACAACAATTAGTGAATATAAAATGATAAAACTTGCAATTACCGGAAATATAGCAGCAGGAAAAACTTTAATAGAATCCTTGCTTCATGAGCTAGGAGTCATAACAATTGACACAGATGAAATTGTGCATGAGCTTCTTTCTTCAGATAAAGAAATTATTGATAAAGTTAACAATCTCTTTGATAACGAGGTTAAAGACAAAGAAGGCAAAATTAATCGTAAAAAAGTTGGTGATATAGTTTTTAACGATAAAACCAAACTCGAAAAACTTGAAAAAATTCTCCATCCTGAAGTTAAAAAAGTTGTAGATAAATTCTTTCAGGAAAATGAAAAAGAAAAAATCCTTGCTGTGTCCGTTCCTCAACTTTATGAAACAGGGTGGGAAGTTTATTTTGATTGCGTTTTACTTGTTATTGCAGATTATAAAATCAGAAAAGAAAGGCTTTTGCTAAGAAACAATCTTTCAGAGGACGCTGCTCAAAAGAGATTGGCGGCACAAATACCGCAGGAAGAAAAAATCAGGAAAGCTGATTTTGTTATAAATAATTCTGAAGATATAGAAAATACAAGACTTCAGCTAAAAAAGGTTTTGGTAAGATTAACAAAAATGATATAATAAATTCATTATAAAAAGCAGGCTTTAAAATATGATACTTGTAATTGATAATTATGATTCCTTTACCTACAATCTTGTCCAGTATCTGGGCGAGCTTGGCGCAGAGTGTCAGGTTTTCAGGAATGATGCGATTTCTGTTGATGAAATAAAAAAACTTAATCCCTCGCATATTATAATTTCTCCCGGCCCGGGAACTCCTGATGAATCAGGTATTTCAATAGATGTGATTAAAAATCTGGCAGGATCTGTTCCAATTCTCGGGGTTTGTCTCGGGCATCAAACGATTGGGCAGGTTTTTGGAGCAAAAGTTGTAAGAGCTCCTTATTTAATGCATGGCAAGATTTCTGAAATAATTCACGATACTGATGAGCCTTTGTTTGCTGATATTGATAACCCTTTTTCTGCTACAAGGTACCATTCTTTGATAATTGACAGGAATTCCGCCAAAGAAACTCCTTTAAAAATAATTGCCTGGACTTCTGATAATATTATTATGGCAGTGAGGCACAAGGATTTTAAAAATCTTGTGGGGATTCAGTTTCATCCTGAGTCAATTTTGACAAAATCAGGCAAAAAACTGCTCTCAAATTTTTTAAAATTTAAAAAATAAAATAATGCTAAAAAAATATCTCTCAAAAATAAAAACAGGGCAGAACCTTACATCTAAAGAAGCCGGAGAATTGATAGAATTAATGTCTACCGGAGAAGTTTTGCCGTCTCAAATTGCTGATTTGCTTGTTTCTTTCAACACAAAAGAAATAACTTCCGAAGAAATATTTGGTTTTGCGCAAAAAATGAGAGAAAAAGCTTTAAAAATTAACACACAAGAAGTTGATAATATTGTAGATTCTTGCGGGACAGGCGGAGATAAAACAAATACTTTTAATATCTCAACTGCATCGGCAATTTTAACTTCTGCGGCAGGGGTAACGGTTGCAAAGCATTCTAATTTTGGATTTACGAGCAAATGCGGAAGCAGCAATGTAATTCAATCTCTTGGAATAGAGCTTTTAACAACACCTCAAGAGGTTGAAAAAAATCTGTCAAAACATAATATAGCTTTTATACATGCGCCCTACTTTCACAAATGCACTTTTCATGTAAATGCTGTCAGAAAAGAACTTGGTATAAGGACAATATTTAATATTCTCGGTCCTTTGACAAATCCAGCTTTTCCTCCCGGTCAGGTTATAGGGGTTCCGAACAAAGAATTATGCCCT
This genomic window contains:
- the coaE gene encoding dephospho-CoA kinase (Dephospho-CoA kinase (CoaE) performs the final step in coenzyme A biosynthesis.); the protein is MIKLAITGNIAAGKTLIESLLHELGVITIDTDEIVHELLSSDKEIIDKVNNLFDNEVKDKEGKINRKKVGDIVFNDKTKLEKLEKILHPEVKKVVDKFFQENEKEKILAVSVPQLYETGWEVYFDCVLLVIADYKIRKERLLLRNNLSEDAAQKRLAAQIPQEEKIRKADFVINNSEDIENTRLQLKKVLVRLTKMI
- the trpD gene encoding anthranilate phosphoribosyltransferase, whose amino-acid sequence is MLKKYLSKIKTGQNLTSKEAGELIELMSTGEVLPSQIADLLVSFNTKEITSEEIFGFAQKMREKALKINTQEVDNIVDSCGTGGDKTNTFNISTASAILTSAAGVTVAKHSNFGFTSKCGSSNVIQSLGIELLTTPQEVEKNLSKHNIAFIHAPYFHKCTFHVNAVRKELGIRTIFNILGPLTNPAFPPGQVIGVPNKELCPKIAEALKNLGCKKALVVNGLNPVMDEISTCGKTFISRLNNGKIDNFEIHPEDFGIKQAEIEAIQGDSPEVNAKIIEDIFNGKISGAKLEIVLLNSAALLWVGNAVNSLEEGIKLAAEIIQSGKAAQKLKDLKVKNQE
- a CDS encoding aminodeoxychorismate/anthranilate synthase component II, giving the protein MILVIDNYDSFTYNLVQYLGELGAECQVFRNDAISVDEIKKLNPSHIIISPGPGTPDESGISIDVIKNLAGSVPILGVCLGHQTIGQVFGAKVVRAPYLMHGKISEIIHDTDEPLFADIDNPFSATRYHSLIIDRNSAKETPLKIIAWTSDNIIMAVRHKDFKNLVGIQFHPESILTKSGKKLLSNFLKFKK